CCATTTTCTCAGTCCGTTTTTTCCGTACTCCTGagtagtaatagcatttcaagtTTTTGCTGTTCAAGCTCTAGCAATtccaaaaaatacatgttttcttCTGTGGCTAAAAAGTTGTGTCGTAAagcatagaacacagtctagcctGACATGTGGCTAGCATTTTGTAAACAGGCATATAATGTAACTCTGAATCCGGAAGTTCAAATGTTTTCTGTGGCTAGTCAAATAGAGTGCCTTGGCCCCTCTTGCTTGGTTAGCTACTCTGGCTCCCAAGCCCCCTAGTGGATTTACACTACACAAGGCGGACTTCACCTCTGGGTGGAATGCAACGAAGAGTCCGCTGCCAAAACAAACTCCACTCACGTGCACGCAAGTAGATCATTGGAGTGCAGCTTGTAGAAGCCTTTTTAGAAGTAGTTCTGTGAGCCGATGCAAATTGGCGTTTAAGCTGAGCTAAGTAAGCATTGGCTCGCTAACCTACTTAATGAATTACCTTTTCAATGGAAGCAGTCTGTACGGCAGCGGTACAGCTGCCGCACAAGACGTGCAAACTTGCAGCAATGCAAAGTTATTTTCCTGTTTCTACATTCTGTTTTGACTTGCCGCATCCACCGTAAGTTGAATCAAAAGCTAGCCTACTTTGTTATGTGACAGGTCATACACCTGTCTTTGTGGCAGAGTAGGATCTGTCCGTCAGATCTGAGTGAAAACAATCGAGGGGCAAACTCTCATTCTCCAAATTCTACGTTTTCTCATTAAATATTACTGGAATTTTGTTATCGGTCTTGTGCTTTTTGGAGCTAATTTGAATAAGAGTGCTCGATCTGTAAAAATAAATTCCAGTTGGAATTGTCAATTTATCATTTGTCCTCCAGGTCTATGGTGGATATTGCCTCACTGAATTTTGGCTAATGTTAGTCACCCATGGTTGGTAGATGTTTTGAATCTGTTTAAAATAGGCaaagcttttatttttatttttttgatccTGATGTAACAAGTTTATTTCAGAGTTTGTAGGTCTCCCTCTTCAGGAAGATTATGAATACAGCTTTGTTTGTAGTCACTTTGGTGGTATGTTGAATGTTAGGTTAGCCTACTTGATCAGAAGCTGTAACCTGAGATTTCCCTTATCCATGTTTTTGAATGTCAATGATTTACAGAAGTTGAGTATGAAGTCTACATTTTTATGTTTCTTCTCTTTTTGCCCACAGGGCTGATCTCGGACGTGAGTATCACCAATGCTACAGATTACAGAACAGATGGTATATGCCATGAATTGTAAGGAAGCCACAGAGAAGGTTGTCCAGTCATGGTCACGTTTCAACTCAGCTGGCCAAACTACGCTACTGGAGACTCTGAAAGCGTTCAGTCCTATGTCAAAAGACCTTTTCGATACTGAGAAAGAACTGGCCACTTTTATTGAGGGACTCAAAGATGAAGGTCACAAGCCTACTGTACTTAAAAGcaaagatgtttatggttacagGTCTTGTACTGCAGTACTGAGGCCTGTAATAAAGACACAGAGCACACTGGACATTGCTGTTTCAAAGGTTCAAAAGCCTGGCAAAAAGAAGGGTAGAAAACCCCATGGCAAAAAGACTGAAATCAACTATTCTTTGTTAAGTGCAGCAGCGAAAGTCGTCCTGAAGAATCAACCCACAATTCTTTTGACAAATCTGTCAAAGGAGTCTCTCAAACAGACTGTCCTCTCGAAACCACCGGCCTTGGCTGTTGTGCCTGTTCAGATGCAGTCATACATAAGACTGACCAACATGACTGGACCCTCTACAGGCCACACAGCGAGACTGCAGTTCCACACAGGTGTATGGTCAAGAGAGGTGACTGTGCCCAACTCTCATCGACCACTATCTCTAACAGGTACCCAAGTACAGCCTTCGGAAGGTACCGGAAACTCAGCAAAATCTGTCACTTTGAGGAGAGTGAGCTTTTTGCCCTGCCCAGTCAATATCATCGGAGTGCCTGCCATGCTGCAAAACGACCGGGTTTTGAAGGAATGCAACGGAATGCCTTGCTGGAGGGACCAGAAAAGGAAAAGGACTGACGAGGCTGAAGACAAACTCTGTGTGAAGAGGCCCAGAAATGAGGTCTGGTTGGTCAAAGAGCAGTCTGAAGACCTTAGACTGAGTGAGAACAACCTGAGGTTCAAGGTGATCAAGGTTGATGACTCGATCACCgat
The DNA window shown above is from Salmo salar chromosome ssa13, Ssal_v3.1, whole genome shotgun sequence and carries:
- the LOC106566658 gene encoding coiled-coil domain-containing protein 71; amino-acid sequence: MLQITEQMVYAMNCKEATEKVVQSWSRFNSAGQTTLLETLKAFSPMSKDLFDTEKELATFIEGLKDEGHKPTVLKSKDVYGYRSCTAVLRPVIKTQSTLDIAVSKVQKPGKKKGRKPHGKKTEINYSLLSAAAKVVLKNQPTILLTNLSKESLKQTVLSKPPALAVVPVQMQSYIRLTNMTGPSTGHTARLQFHTGVWSREVTVPNSHRPLSLTGTQVQPSEGTGNSAKSVTLRRVSFLPCPVNIIGVPAMLQNDRVLKECNGMPCWRDQKRKRTDEAEDKLCVKRPRNEVWLVKEQSEDLRLSENNLRFKVIKVDDSITDEEVRRKAQKILRVNLSPVIEIQPLIAYPM